The Actinomadura graeca nucleotide sequence CCGCCCCACGCCGCCACCCCACCGTCTGACCTGCACCCTCGGTACAGGCTGCTGTACCTGGAAGGGCGCGTGGCCTGGGTCGTTCGACGCGTCCGCCGCTCCTAGCGTCGGGGACGCACGATCAGTCGATCCATGGCGCGGGGGCGGACGTTGCCCGCTCCTCCGCCCGTTCTAGGAGGACGCATGCGTGTGAGGACGTTCATCATGGCGGGCGCCGTCGCCGCCGGTCTGATCGGGTCCGCCGTCGCCGCCGACGCGGACACCGGCCCGGCGCGGGAGGCCACCCAGTACGTCGCGGAGTTCGAGGTGAGCGGGGAGCACTACAAGGTCCGGCTGACCGATCAGAAGGACATCGACGACGCCCGTGCCCTCCTCGACAGCGACAATCCCGGCTCATTGACCCCCAACGGGAAATTCCTCTGGGGCGTGGTCGACGTCAACGCGCCGTACAACTGGTCGATCGACCCGGACGTCTTCTCCTTCACCGACGCCGCACCCGAGGGCTGTGACGGCAGGCCGTCCTGGGTGGACGGCCCGGACTGGGGCCACGGCGGCTGGTTCTGCCCCTGGGACGCCGTGATCCTTTCGCTGGACCCCATCACGAACTGACCGCCGCCCCCCGCGCCCGGCAGGTGAAAGATTGCCGGTCACACGTCCCGGACCTGTGTCGTCTCCCTGGTGAGGGAAGGAGACCGGACATGAGGATCGCAGTAGCCGGAGCGACGGGGATGATCGGCCGCCGTCTCGTCGAGGTGCTCGAAGGCGGGGGACATGACGTGGTCGCGATGTCGCGGTCCAGCGGCGTCGACGCGGCCACCGGGGGCGGCCTGGACGCGGCGCTCAAGGGCGTCGATTGCGTCATCGACGTGACCAACTCGGGGAGCATCGAGCAGGGCGCCGCGACGGAGTTCTTCACGTCCGTGGCGCGGAACCTGAACGAGGCAGGTGAGCGGGCGGGTGTGCGGCGCATGGTGGTGCTGTCCATCCTGGCCGTCGACAGGTTCACCGCCGGGTACATGGCGGCCAAGGCCGCGCAGGAGCGGGCCGCGCTGGCCGGCCCGCTCCAGGTGCGCGTGCTCAGGGCCGCGCAGTTCCACGAGTTCGCCGCGCAGAACCTGGAGTGGGGCAGGCAAGGCGACGTGAGCCATGTCCCGCGGATGCGCATCCAGCCGGTGGCCGCC carries:
- a CDS encoding SDR family oxidoreductase, whose amino-acid sequence is MRIAVAGATGMIGRRLVEVLEGGGHDVVAMSRSSGVDAATGGGLDAALKGVDCVIDVTNSGSIEQGAATEFFTSVARNLNEAGERAGVRRMVVLSILAVDRFTAGYMAAKAAQERAALAGPLQVRVLRAAQFHEFAAQNLEWGRQGDVSHVPRMRIQPVAAEAVVQELARLATEPEWAPGAPPIVDIAGPREEELADMTARLAARRGDPVRVEGVENPDDPDGDAVRAGVLLAGPDAVLAGPTFEEWLRSAS